GCTTgggaaaaataaatgacataGCCCCTTTGTCTTCCGGGAGTCAGGGCATAGAAAGCTGTTTTAAATGCCGGCTCATCTTCAAAGGCTTGTAATAGTTCATCCGGAATGGGTTCCGGATTTTTTTTGAATACCACTTTTTTTGCCGCTTCGCTCGATTCCTATTGCTTCTTGAATATAatcctttaatattttttgtgattcTTCAATTTCTTGTGTGGTAGTGAATTTCACCAGTCGGGCTGATTGCAAATTCCCCTGCTGTTGGAGAATTTTATGAGTATCAGCCAAAAGCACTCCTTTGAAAAATCCAATGTTGGCAGATTTTTTCAAAGCATTTACCGTCACGATATTTTTCCCATTGGCAGTATATACCGGAACGCCCCATTTGATTTCTTCCGTCAATCCTGTTTCCAATACAATTTGTCGGAGTAATTCCAGTTCCTTTTTCCAATCATTCACTTTGCATTGGGGCGTTCCGCCGTATTTGCACCTCATGCAACCGTCCATCAGATATTTATCCACACTTGGGTTTGAtgttgtctttattttcattgttacatTGTTTCAAGAGCTTATTTGCCCGCCTTGCGTTTGCACTTTCTACATTGTAGAATGTGTTGATTCAGTTGTGATGGTTTCTGTATCAAAGGCAAAATATAGGTAATTATTGCACTTTGTTCcaccatattatatttttatttcagggTATTCCAATTTCGATTGTATCTGATTTTGAATCGTTttagtttttcgatttctttttttgccttgtcAGTTGTTATTTTGTAATCATTCTTTAGGTAATCCACTATTTCTTCCCATTCATCAAAATCAATGGAAGCCTGGTAATTTTCAAATTCATCTTGGATCTGCCTCCAATTCGAGTATTTTTTATTGGAAAGCAAAATTTTTTCAGACTTGAGAAATATcagattgtattttttcattttttttctaattaattcaaGCTGCTTGGGCGACAGTAATCAGTCCATACAGTGGATAGCTTTGCGGATATTATCCGTACTTTAAGTGACGGATGGAAATAACTTGTATATAATTCTGTCGAACCACTTAGATTAATTGaacactataaatataaaaaagcccTTTGTAATTTCCGAAATCACAAAGGGCTAATCTTGTGCTTTAATAAAGGTTATTGCGAAATATTGATTATAGTCAAATTGATCTTTTTGAGAATATAC
The sequence above is drawn from the Penaeus monodon isolate SGIC_2016 unplaced genomic scaffold, NSTDA_Pmon_1 PmonScaffold_9568, whole genome shotgun sequence genome and encodes:
- the LOC119572087 gene encoding uncharacterized protein YdeI-like; amino-acid sequence: MKIKTTSNPSVDKYLMDGCMRCKYGGTPQCKVNDWKKELELLRQIVLETGLTEEIKWGVPVYTANGKNIVTVNALKKSANIGFFKGVLLADTHKILQQQGNLQSARLVKFTTTQEIEESQKILKDYIQEAIGIERSAFYALTPGRQRGYVIYFSQAKQAQTRMNRIKKYKQQNI